The bacterium genomic sequence AGCAGCAGCGCCTCGCTCATGTCGTGGGTCACGAACACGATCGTCAGATCGAGCTCCTCGCGCAGACTGCGAAGCTCCTCCTGAAGCGCATCCCGGGTCACGGGATCGAGCGCACCGAAGGGCTCATCGAGCAACAACAGCGGCGGCTCGGCGGCGAGCGCCCGCGCCAGACTCACGCGCTGCTGCTCCCCTCCGGAGAGCCTCCCGACGTCGCGGCTTCGATACGTCGCGGGATCGAGCTGGACCCGCTCGAGCAAGGCATCGACGCGCGCGGCGATCCGTTCGGGCGCCCACCCGAGCAGCTTCGGCGTGAGACCGACGTTCGCGGCGACATCGAGATGGGGAAGCAGCCCCGCGCGCTGGGCGCCGTATCCGATCCGTCGGCGGAGCTCGTGCGGCGGTGGAAGCGCGCTGTCTTGGCCGTCGATCCGAACGGTCCCCGCCGACGGCTCGATCAGGCGGTTCAGCATCTTGAGGAGCGTCGTCTTGCCGGAGCCGGAGGCGCCGATCAGAACGAGCAGCTCACCCCGCGCGACGTCGAGGTCCACCCCGTCGACGACGGCCCTGCTCTCGAAGTGGCGGGTGAGCCCGCGACACTCGATCACCGCGACCCGCTCCGTCCGCGCGCCGCGAGTCGCGCCGCCAGGGCCGCCTCGAGCGCGAAGACATGGGCATCGTCCGCGCCCATTCGCCGAAGACTCCTCGCGAGCTCGAAGACGTATTGCGGATTCTCCCC encodes the following:
- a CDS encoding ATP-binding cassette domain-containing protein; its protein translation is MIECRGLTRHFESRAVVDGVDLDVARGELLVLIGASGSGKTTLLKMLNRLIEPSAGTVRIDGQDSALPPPHELRRRIGYGAQRAGLLPHLDVAANVGLTPKLLGWAPERIAARVDALLERVQLDPATYRSRDVGRLSGGEQQRVSLARALAAEPPLLLLDEPFGALDPVTRDALQEELRSLREELDLTIVFVTHDMSEALLLGDRIAFLEAGRIAHVGTPAALLQDADSAAIDAFLRAPRRQAQRIEALIGGTEEGA